A genome region from Geobacter pickeringii includes the following:
- a CDS encoding peroxiredoxin-like family protein, with translation MRLRKGGGTVSDDVSKLTVDLQKELDELRESYLAKTPADVSETMRKATEELLLSGITARVLKVGARSPDFSLPNAVGKEIRLSAALPRGAAVITFYRGAWUPYCSLQLRAYQKILPELRSLGGELFAISPQTPDKSQATLLKNFLQYEVLSDVGNDVARRFGLVYPVAAEVRKIYLGFGVDLAEYNGDESWELPLPGTFIVDRSMTVRLSFVDADYTKRLEPAVILDTLRTIGPAAT, from the coding sequence ATGCGGCTGCGGAAGGGGGGAGGGACCGTGTCCGATGACGTATCAAAACTGACCGTTGACCTGCAGAAGGAACTGGACGAACTGCGGGAAAGCTATCTGGCCAAGACCCCCGCCGATGTCTCCGAGACGATGCGCAAGGCGACGGAGGAGCTCCTCCTTTCCGGCATCACCGCTCGCGTCCTGAAGGTGGGGGCGCGTTCCCCCGATTTTTCCCTCCCCAATGCCGTGGGAAAGGAGATTCGCCTCTCGGCCGCGCTTCCCCGCGGCGCGGCGGTGATCACCTTTTACCGCGGCGCCTGGTGACCGTACTGCAGCCTGCAGTTGCGGGCCTATCAGAAGATCCTCCCCGAGCTCCGGTCGCTGGGGGGTGAACTCTTCGCCATCTCACCCCAAACCCCCGACAAATCCCAGGCGACGCTCCTCAAGAATTTCCTCCAGTACGAGGTGTTGAGCGACGTCGGCAACGACGTGGCCCGTCGCTTCGGCCTGGTCTATCCGGTCGCCGCGGAGGTGCGTAAAATCTACCTCGGGTTCGGCGTTGATCTCGCCGAGTATAACGGCGACGAATCGTGGGAACTGCCGCTCCCCGGCACGTTCATCGTGGACCGCTCGATGACCGTCCGCCTCTCGTTCGTGGATGCCGACTATACGAAACGGCTGGAGCCGGCGGTGATCCTCGACACCCTGCGGACAATCGGCCCCGCTGCGACGTGA
- a CDS encoding branched-chain amino acid ABC transporter permease translates to MGEALQHIVALVDPYILQIVVNIGIAIVLALGLNVITGITGQLSLGHAAFMSIGAFASALIATKLALPYGLNILCSGLVAAAIGAAIGYPILRLTGDYLAICTLGFAEIVKVVFLNLDVTNKALGLTVPPPKSVIPMPFYVWGVAILAIMFVCFMKESRFGRALKAIRDDEIAAEAMGINITRYKIQSFAVGSFLAGVGGSLYAHFINYINPSDFGFLKSVDILSMMVLGGLGSIAGTVFGASVLAAAPEFLRFMSQYRMLVYGGLLVFMMVFRPNGLLGGVNFTELVLRSFGKKPKTAEITERHRQ, encoded by the coding sequence ATGGGTGAGGCTCTGCAGCACATCGTCGCCCTGGTGGATCCCTATATCCTCCAGATCGTGGTCAATATCGGGATCGCCATCGTTCTGGCCCTGGGGCTGAACGTCATCACCGGGATCACCGGCCAGCTCTCCCTTGGCCACGCCGCCTTCATGAGCATCGGCGCCTTTGCCAGTGCGCTCATTGCGACCAAGCTGGCGCTCCCCTACGGCCTGAATATCCTCTGTTCGGGACTGGTGGCCGCCGCCATCGGGGCCGCCATAGGGTACCCGATCCTGCGCCTCACCGGCGATTACCTCGCCATCTGCACCCTGGGCTTCGCGGAGATCGTGAAGGTTGTCTTCCTCAACCTCGACGTCACCAACAAGGCCCTCGGCCTCACGGTTCCGCCCCCCAAGTCGGTGATCCCGATGCCGTTCTACGTCTGGGGGGTGGCGATCCTCGCTATCATGTTCGTCTGCTTCATGAAGGAGTCCCGCTTCGGCCGGGCCCTCAAGGCGATCCGCGACGACGAGATCGCCGCCGAAGCCATGGGGATCAACATCACCCGCTACAAGATCCAATCCTTCGCCGTCGGCTCCTTCCTGGCCGGGGTGGGGGGGAGCCTCTACGCCCACTTCATCAACTACATCAACCCGTCGGACTTCGGCTTCCTGAAATCGGTCGACATCCTGAGCATGATGGTCCTCGGCGGTCTCGGGAGCATCGCCGGCACGGTCTTCGGCGCCTCGGTGCTGGCCGCCGCACCGGAGTTCCTCCGCTTCATGTCCCAGTACCGGATGCTCGTCTACGGGGGGCTGCTGGTCTTCATGATGGTGTTTCGCCCCAACGGGCTCCTCGGCGGGGTGAACTTCACCGAACTCGTGCTCCGCAGCTTCGGAAAGAAGCCGAAGACCGCGGAGATAACCGAACGTCACAGACAGTAA
- the nrfD gene encoding NrfD/PsrC family molybdoenzyme membrane anchor subunit: protein MVHGEAWTVKELFVYPNEYIYWTIQIVMYPFLTGLVAGAFVLSSLYHVFGVKQLKEIARFSLVFSFALLPCAPMPLLLHLQQPLRNHHVLMTPHFTSAIAAFGIVFITYGMIVASELWFVYRGHFVATVHVLREKRDRTLQETGLMRLYSLLVLGAWDVSHHALEQDEKGVKVLAGVGIPVACFLHGYAGFIFGSVKANALWMTPLMPVIFICSAVVSGIALCILTYIATMEIRKLMAAWRRRENPALPSPTDLGGVEENVVRMTSRYLVMFLILAITLELLDLIFRGYTAVKSWDILRSVIYGKDFTAIFVLQYGLGNLVPFVLFLLPGLTVRRAVVGTILVLFGVFMMRWNVVIGGQAFSASFAGFMHYHLPIWPHDFETFKEGLFGALAVGAVPFVFFVILARIFPVFGQRDSH, encoded by the coding sequence ATGGTGCACGGTGAGGCCTGGACCGTCAAGGAGCTCTTCGTCTATCCCAACGAGTACATCTACTGGACCATCCAGATCGTGATGTACCCGTTTCTGACCGGTCTCGTGGCCGGTGCCTTCGTGCTCTCGTCCCTCTACCACGTCTTCGGGGTGAAGCAGTTGAAGGAGATCGCCCGGTTCTCCCTGGTCTTCTCCTTCGCGCTCCTCCCCTGCGCCCCGATGCCGCTGCTGCTCCACCTCCAGCAGCCCCTGCGCAACCACCACGTCCTCATGACCCCCCACTTCACCTCGGCCATCGCCGCCTTCGGCATCGTCTTTATCACCTACGGGATGATCGTCGCCTCGGAACTCTGGTTCGTCTACCGGGGGCATTTCGTCGCCACCGTCCACGTGCTGCGGGAGAAGCGGGACCGGACCCTTCAGGAAACAGGCCTGATGCGGCTCTACTCCCTTCTGGTCCTCGGCGCCTGGGATGTGAGCCACCATGCCCTGGAGCAGGACGAGAAGGGGGTGAAGGTCCTGGCCGGCGTCGGCATCCCGGTGGCCTGCTTCCTCCACGGCTACGCCGGCTTCATCTTCGGATCGGTGAAGGCCAACGCTCTCTGGATGACCCCCCTCATGCCGGTCATCTTCATCTGCTCCGCCGTGGTGTCGGGGATCGCCCTCTGCATCCTCACCTACATCGCGACCATGGAGATCCGGAAACTCATGGCCGCATGGCGCCGGCGGGAGAATCCGGCGCTCCCCTCGCCAACCGACCTGGGGGGGGTGGAGGAGAACGTAGTGCGGATGACCTCCCGCTACCTCGTCATGTTCCTGATCCTCGCCATCACCTTGGAGCTCCTCGACCTGATCTTTCGCGGCTACACGGCGGTGAAGTCGTGGGACATCCTCCGGAGCGTGATCTACGGCAAGGACTTCACGGCCATCTTCGTCCTCCAGTACGGCCTCGGCAACCTCGTCCCGTTCGTGCTCTTCCTGCTCCCGGGGCTCACCGTCCGGCGGGCGGTGGTGGGGACCATCCTGGTCCTCTTCGGCGTCTTCATGATGCGCTGGAACGTGGTCATCGGCGGCCAGGCCTTCTCCGCCTCCTTCGCCGGCTTCATGCACTACCACCTTCCGATCTGGCCCCACGATTTCGAGACCTTCAAGGAAGGGCTCTTCGGCGCCCTTGCCGTGGGAGCGGTGCCCTTCGTCTTTTTCGTCATCCTCGCCCGGATTTTCCCCGTTTTCGGCCAGCGGGACTCGCACTGA
- a CDS encoding branched-chain amino acid ABC transporter permease — protein MLLQQLINGIALGSTYALIALGYTMVYGIIALINFAHGEIFMAGAFVGLFMVTILKLNIFVAMAGAMVFCMVMGVVIEQIAYRPLRKSSRLSALISAIGVSIFLSTLALMVFGADAKGYPDNAFPVRQIKLFGAEISTLQLLIIGVSAALMLGLEFIVQKTKTGKAMRATSEDYNTAALMGINVNRIISFTFALGSALAAAGGVLVGLLFNAVSFNMGLMAGLKAFSAAVLGGIGSIPGAMLGGLLLGVAEVFGVAAGFSSYRDAIAFAILVLVLLVKPTGLLGQKIQKKV, from the coding sequence ATGCTCCTGCAGCAGCTTATCAACGGGATCGCCCTGGGCAGCACCTACGCGCTCATTGCCCTGGGCTACACGATGGTGTACGGCATCATCGCGCTCATCAACTTCGCCCACGGCGAGATCTTCATGGCCGGCGCCTTCGTCGGGCTCTTCATGGTCACGATCCTCAAGCTCAACATCTTCGTGGCCATGGCCGGCGCCATGGTCTTCTGCATGGTGATGGGGGTAGTGATCGAACAGATCGCCTACCGTCCGCTACGGAAGTCGTCGCGGCTTTCGGCCCTCATCTCCGCCATCGGGGTCTCTATCTTTCTTTCCACCCTCGCCCTCATGGTCTTTGGCGCCGATGCCAAGGGGTATCCCGACAACGCCTTCCCGGTGCGCCAGATCAAGCTCTTCGGGGCGGAGATCTCCACCCTGCAACTCCTGATCATCGGCGTTTCCGCCGCGCTCATGCTCGGCCTCGAGTTCATCGTCCAGAAGACCAAGACCGGCAAGGCGATGCGGGCCACCTCCGAGGATTACAACACTGCCGCCCTCATGGGGATCAACGTCAACCGGATCATCTCCTTCACCTTCGCCCTCGGCTCCGCCCTGGCGGCGGCGGGCGGGGTCCTCGTCGGCCTTCTCTTCAATGCCGTGAGCTTCAACATGGGACTCATGGCGGGCCTCAAGGCCTTCTCCGCGGCGGTTCTCGGGGGGATCGGCTCCATCCCCGGCGCCATGCTCGGCGGGCTTTTGCTGGGGGTGGCCGAGGTCTTCGGTGTCGCGGCGGGCTTTTCGTCGTACCGCGACGCCATCGCCTTCGCGATCCTCGTCCTCGTGCTCCTGGTGAAGCCGACGGGACTTCTCGGGCAGAAAATCCAGAAAAAGGTGTAA
- a CDS encoding GSU0071 family protein, which produces MDTTVIDEAIDKYVNERMEKGRKSAAERFLSYAYLRYGGDELNEFLKKVRGLTRYYVDFLTLMENPFKGPELAWLASMITVGAVSCIMMGDEEMRITGIFLFSGTVVHAFSLLRMVAKKWREIGVMIAIYREIIEIVEQEAQSLV; this is translated from the coding sequence ATGGACACGACAGTCATTGACGAGGCCATCGACAAGTACGTCAACGAGCGGATGGAAAAGGGACGCAAGTCAGCCGCGGAGCGGTTCCTCTCCTACGCGTACCTCCGCTACGGCGGGGACGAACTGAATGAATTCCTGAAGAAGGTGCGGGGGCTCACCCGGTATTACGTCGACTTTCTCACCCTGATGGAGAACCCCTTCAAGGGGCCGGAGCTTGCCTGGCTCGCCTCCATGATCACGGTGGGGGCCGTCTCCTGCATCATGATGGGGGACGAAGAGATGCGTATCACCGGCATCTTCCTCTTCTCCGGAACGGTGGTCCACGCATTCTCCCTGCTTCGGATGGTGGCGAAGAAGTGGCGGGAGATCGGTGTCATGATTGCCATCTACCGGGAGATCATCGAGATCGTCGAGCAGGAGGCCCAAAGCCTCGTCTGA
- a CDS encoding cytochrome c3 family protein encodes MKSHVWRPLFVAVGLVALILLARHVLVPKDFGVGERGYMYGWHREGNEAEWKAVTVKYRTTAYCRECHGEKVESIGRSPHGAIACENCHGPALGHPKDPPTLTIDRSRTLCIRCHAKLDTPSSGRARIRGINPETHNPGAECSLCHDPHHPNLEELKRHGQT; translated from the coding sequence GTGAAAAGTCATGTCTGGCGACCCCTGTTCGTCGCAGTCGGCCTCGTGGCGCTGATCCTTCTGGCACGCCACGTTCTCGTGCCGAAAGATTTCGGTGTGGGGGAGCGGGGATACATGTACGGCTGGCATCGGGAAGGGAACGAGGCGGAGTGGAAGGCCGTCACCGTTAAGTACCGGACCACAGCCTACTGCCGGGAGTGTCACGGGGAAAAGGTGGAGAGCATCGGCCGCTCGCCCCACGGTGCCATTGCCTGCGAGAACTGCCACGGCCCCGCCCTCGGCCATCCGAAGGACCCGCCCACCCTCACCATCGACCGCAGCCGCACGCTCTGCATCCGCTGCCATGCGAAGCTCGACACGCCGTCGAGTGGCAGGGCGCGGATCCGCGGCATCAATCCCGAAACCCACAACCCCGGGGCTGAATGCAGCCTCTGCCACGACCCCCACCATCCGAACCTGGAGGAGCTGAAACGCCATGGACAGACGTGA
- a CDS encoding 4Fe-4S dicluster domain-containing protein codes for MDRREFLKRSMLVVAGLAVPAAALELIDPERLLAARPELRWAFLVDAYACVGCGFCVKACKLENEVPYDANVSRTWVERYVVKRDGSVLIDSPRAARDGFTTGKIELGEGKYAEVPAGEIEKSFFVPKLCNQCENPPCVQVCPVGATYQTADGVVLVDRKWCIGCGYCIMGCPYGVRFFHPVHHVAEKCNFCYHRISRGMKSACVDACPFGARKIGNLRDPDDPVTKTVLAGRVGILKEEYGTKPQVYYVGLTREVR; via the coding sequence ATGGACAGACGTGAGTTTCTCAAGCGGAGCATGCTGGTCGTGGCCGGTCTGGCGGTGCCGGCCGCGGCTTTGGAACTGATTGACCCGGAGCGTCTCCTCGCCGCCCGGCCCGAGCTTCGCTGGGCCTTCCTCGTGGATGCTTACGCCTGTGTCGGCTGCGGCTTCTGCGTGAAGGCGTGCAAGCTCGAGAACGAGGTTCCCTATGACGCCAACGTCTCCCGGACCTGGGTGGAGCGCTACGTGGTGAAGAGGGACGGCAGCGTCCTGATCGATTCCCCCCGGGCTGCCCGTGACGGGTTCACGACCGGAAAGATCGAGTTGGGGGAGGGGAAGTACGCCGAGGTTCCCGCCGGCGAGATCGAAAAGTCGTTCTTCGTGCCGAAGCTCTGCAACCAATGCGAGAATCCGCCGTGCGTGCAGGTCTGCCCCGTGGGGGCCACCTACCAGACGGCCGACGGGGTGGTGCTCGTGGACCGGAAGTGGTGCATCGGTTGCGGCTACTGCATCATGGGGTGTCCCTACGGCGTCCGCTTCTTCCACCCGGTTCACCACGTGGCCGAGAAGTGCAACTTCTGCTATCACCGGATCTCCAGGGGGATGAAGAGTGCCTGTGTCGATGCCTGCCCCTTCGGCGCCCGAAAGATCGGCAACCTCCGTGACCCCGACGATCCGGTGACGAAGACGGTCCTCGCCGGCCGGGTCGGCATCCTCAAGGAGGAGTACGGAACCAAGCCCCAGGTCTACTACGTGGGGCTCACCAGGGAGGTACGCTAG
- a CDS encoding GSU3473 family protein, producing the protein MLIRVRYTDDSYDMIKPWRLQEFISSGRIAAFLRSDGWVAVSRDPLRRGNDRRYSGPERRRRDNNTYEAA; encoded by the coding sequence ATGCTCATTCGAGTCCGGTACACCGACGACAGCTACGATATGATCAAGCCGTGGCGGCTGCAGGAGTTCATCTCCTCGGGGAGGATTGCGGCGTTTCTGCGCTCGGACGGATGGGTCGCCGTGTCGCGTGACCCGCTGCGGCGGGGGAACGACCGGCGGTATTCGGGGCCCGAACGGCGCCGCCGGGACAACAATACCTACGAGGCCGCCTGA
- a CDS encoding ABC transporter ATP-binding protein: MSLLKLDNVTIRFGGLVAVDSVNLTVEKGEILSLIGPNGAGKSTMFNLITGIYAPTEGTITFKGERISGAKTHRIAAAGIGRTFQNIRLFAEQSVLDNVLIGAHTRGSWNLTGALMKVAPWVRKEEGELAEWAIECLNQVDLAHRAYEMAVNLPYGEQRRLEIARALALKPDLILLDEPAAGMNPQEKQVLLEMVKKIRATGVTVFLVEHDMKFVMGLSDRIAVLDYGVKIAEGKPEEIRANPQVIEAYLGKGATH, from the coding sequence ATGTCGCTGCTCAAACTCGATAACGTAACGATCCGCTTCGGCGGCCTGGTGGCCGTGGACAGCGTCAACCTGACGGTGGAGAAGGGGGAGATCCTCTCCCTCATCGGCCCCAACGGTGCTGGCAAGAGCACCATGTTCAACCTGATCACCGGTATCTACGCCCCCACCGAAGGGACCATCACCTTCAAGGGAGAGCGGATCAGCGGCGCGAAGACCCACCGGATCGCCGCGGCGGGCATCGGCCGCACCTTCCAGAACATCCGTCTCTTCGCCGAGCAGTCGGTCCTCGACAACGTCCTGATCGGCGCCCATACCCGCGGTTCGTGGAATCTGACCGGCGCCCTCATGAAAGTCGCCCCCTGGGTCCGCAAGGAGGAGGGGGAGCTGGCCGAGTGGGCCATCGAGTGCCTCAATCAGGTGGACCTTGCCCACCGCGCCTATGAGATGGCGGTGAACCTCCCCTACGGCGAGCAGCGCCGCCTGGAGATCGCCCGGGCCCTGGCCCTCAAGCCCGACCTGATCCTCCTGGACGAGCCGGCGGCCGGCATGAACCCGCAGGAGAAACAGGTGCTGCTGGAGATGGTGAAGAAGATCCGCGCCACCGGCGTCACCGTTTTCCTCGTGGAGCACGACATGAAGTTCGTCATGGGGCTCTCCGACCGGATCGCGGTCCTCGACTACGGGGTCAAGATCGCCGAGGGGAAACCGGAGGAGATCCGCGCCAATCCCCAGGTGATTGAGGCCTATCTCGGCAAAGGGGCGACACATTAA
- a CDS encoding ABC transporter ATP-binding protein — MLVVENLSVSYKAIKALVNLSCRVEKGEIVALIGANGAGKTTTLNTISGIFPAAAGSVVFEDEDITRVPPHEIVKRGICQVPEGRRVFAKMSVLENLEMGAYIRSDRKGIAEEMDRIFHLFPRLAERRKQLAKTLSGGEQQMLAMGRALMSQPRLLLLDEPSMGLAPMLVEKIFEIIQEINKAGTTIMLVEQNAHMALSIAHRAYVLETGEVVLQGPAKELAENPEVRKAYLGE; from the coding sequence ATGCTTGTTGTCGAAAACCTCTCCGTCAGCTACAAGGCCATCAAGGCCCTCGTCAACCTCTCATGCCGGGTGGAGAAGGGGGAGATCGTCGCCCTCATCGGCGCCAACGGCGCGGGGAAGACCACGACCCTCAACACCATATCCGGCATCTTCCCGGCAGCGGCGGGGAGTGTGGTCTTCGAGGACGAGGATATCACCAGGGTCCCCCCCCACGAGATCGTCAAGCGGGGGATCTGCCAGGTCCCCGAGGGGCGGCGGGTCTTCGCCAAGATGAGCGTTCTTGAGAACCTGGAGATGGGGGCCTACATCCGCAGCGACCGCAAGGGGATCGCGGAGGAGATGGACCGGATCTTCCACCTCTTCCCCCGTCTGGCGGAGCGGCGCAAGCAGCTGGCCAAGACCCTCTCGGGGGGAGAGCAGCAGATGCTCGCCATGGGGCGGGCGCTCATGTCCCAGCCGCGCCTCCTCCTCCTCGACGAACCCTCCATGGGGCTGGCGCCGATGCTCGTCGAGAAGATCTTCGAGATCATCCAGGAGATCAACAAGGCCGGCACCACGATCATGCTCGTGGAGCAGAACGCCCACATGGCCCTCTCCATCGCCCATCGCGCCTACGTGCTGGAGACCGGCGAAGTCGTGCTCCAGGGCCCGGCAAAAGAGCTTGCGGAGAATCCGGAAGTGAGGAAGGCCTACCTGGGAGAGTAG
- a CDS encoding porin family protein: protein MKKIVFLASLVLMLAVGSGSALADSIKGRLGVTGRIGFLLPADSDFENLKLESDAGFLGGGGFIYGITDNLAAEIDVTRSEFGTNRVDGRDEGDFGITNISLGVQYRFLIPQPKLVPYAGAGLDILVSDYKRPNGFNADVDTTVGVHICGGIDYFFMKQLALNAEIKGIVAPQVDIHAPDGSGNFDPSGVSGTVGIRFFFN, encoded by the coding sequence ATGAAGAAAATCGTTTTTCTGGCAAGCCTTGTTCTCATGCTCGCCGTCGGGAGCGGATCGGCCCTGGCGGACAGCATCAAGGGGAGACTGGGGGTCACGGGGCGCATCGGCTTCCTGCTCCCCGCCGATAGCGACTTCGAGAACCTCAAGCTCGAAAGCGACGCCGGCTTCCTTGGTGGCGGCGGGTTCATCTACGGCATCACCGACAACCTCGCCGCCGAGATCGACGTCACCCGTTCTGAATTCGGAACCAATCGGGTCGATGGCCGGGATGAGGGGGATTTCGGTATTACCAACATCTCCCTCGGCGTCCAGTACCGCTTCCTGATTCCCCAGCCGAAGCTCGTCCCCTATGCAGGGGCAGGGCTCGACATTCTCGTGAGCGACTACAAGCGCCCCAACGGCTTCAACGCCGACGTCGACACCACCGTCGGGGTTCATATCTGCGGCGGAATCGACTATTTCTTCATGAAGCAGCTCGCCCTGAACGCGGAGATAAAAGGGATCGTCGCCCCGCAGGTCGACATCCATGCCCCGGACGGATCGGGCAACTTCGACCCGAGCGGCGTCTCCGGCACGGTGGGCATACGTTTCTTCTTCAACTGA
- the elbB gene encoding isoprenoid biosynthesis glyoxalase ElbB, with translation MKKIGVVLSGCGVFDGSEIHEAVLTLLAIDRSGAETLCMAPDMEFREVNHLTSQETGAMRNVLVESARIARGKIRDLKTVTAADLDAIIFPGGFGAAKNLCTFAEKGAAATIHPEAARLIREMAAAKKPIGAICIAPALIAATLGRDFRPKVTIGTDAGTAAAIAETGSEHVSCPVTEFVVDRENRIVTTPAYMLASRISEAAAGIEKAVKAVIEMA, from the coding sequence ATGAAAAAGATTGGTGTCGTCCTTTCCGGCTGCGGTGTCTTCGACGGCAGCGAGATCCACGAGGCGGTCCTGACCCTGCTCGCCATCGACCGCAGCGGCGCCGAGACGCTCTGCATGGCCCCCGACATGGAATTCCGCGAGGTGAACCATCTCACCTCCCAGGAAACCGGCGCCATGCGCAACGTCCTGGTTGAATCGGCCCGGATCGCCCGGGGGAAAATCCGCGACCTGAAAACGGTCACGGCGGCCGACCTCGACGCCATCATCTTCCCCGGCGGTTTCGGCGCAGCCAAGAATCTCTGCACCTTCGCCGAAAAGGGAGCCGCCGCCACCATCCACCCCGAGGCCGCCCGCCTCATCCGCGAGATGGCCGCGGCGAAGAAGCCCATCGGTGCCATCTGCATCGCACCGGCCCTCATCGCCGCCACCCTCGGCCGCGACTTCAGGCCGAAGGTGACCATCGGCACCGACGCCGGTACCGCCGCAGCCATCGCCGAGACGGGGAGCGAGCATGTCTCCTGCCCCGTCACCGAGTTCGTGGTGGACCGGGAGAACCGGATCGTCACCACCCCCGCCTACATGCTCGCCTCCCGGATCTCCGAGGCGGCGGCGGGGATCGAGAAGGCAGTGAAGGCCGTAATAGAAATGGCCTGA
- a CDS encoding DMT family transporter: MTDHHPAKPWINPYLAVLVGVFAVSFSALFVRLATAPPVIIATYRLLFTFLLLAPLSALERFSGVRRMSWRQRGLAAASGVFLALHLVTWFISLNYTSVASSVVIVTIQPVFVVLGSWLFFSEKVPRLALVGGGLALLGSVVIGAGDFQAGMEALWGDLLALAAAIFVSGYLLIGRRLRAGVEIHGYTFVTYGASSLVLVVASAATRAPFHPYPLRDWLLFLALAAVCTVLGHTVFNWVLRYVQASVVSVSILGEPIGAIIWASLFLGENPTPRQLAGGAFIFSGLFLFTRVTARQKSVS; this comes from the coding sequence GTGACCGACCACCACCCCGCAAAGCCGTGGATCAACCCCTACCTGGCCGTCCTGGTAGGGGTTTTTGCCGTCTCCTTCTCGGCCCTTTTCGTGCGGCTGGCAACCGCACCGCCGGTCATCATCGCCACCTACCGCCTCCTCTTCACCTTTCTCCTTCTGGCACCCCTCTCGGCACTCGAGCGGTTTTCCGGCGTGCGCCGGATGAGCTGGCGCCAGCGGGGCCTTGCCGCCGCCAGCGGCGTCTTTCTCGCCCTCCACCTCGTCACCTGGTTCATCTCCCTGAATTACACGAGCGTCGCCAGTTCGGTGGTGATCGTGACTATCCAACCGGTCTTCGTGGTGCTCGGTTCCTGGCTCTTCTTCAGCGAGAAGGTGCCGCGCCTCGCATTGGTCGGGGGGGGGCTTGCCCTGCTGGGGAGCGTCGTCATCGGCGCCGGCGACTTCCAGGCAGGGATGGAGGCCCTTTGGGGGGATCTCCTGGCCCTGGCGGCCGCCATCTTCGTTTCAGGATACCTCCTCATCGGCCGCCGCCTGCGGGCCGGCGTCGAGATCCACGGCTACACCTTCGTCACCTACGGAGCGAGCTCCCTCGTCCTGGTGGTGGCGAGCGCCGCGACCCGAGCGCCGTTCCATCCCTACCCTCTCCGCGACTGGCTCCTCTTCCTGGCTCTGGCGGCGGTCTGCACGGTTCTGGGGCATACCGTCTTCAACTGGGTGCTCCGCTACGTCCAGGCCTCCGTCGTGTCGGTCAGCATCCTCGGCGAGCCCATCGGGGCCATCATCTGGGCCTCCCTCTTTCTGGGGGAGAACCCGACGCCGCGGCAGCTGGCCGGGGGCGCCTTCATCTTCTCCGGACTGTTCCTCTTTACCCGCGTGACGGCTCGTCAGAAAAGCGTCTCCTGA